In Leptolyngbya sp. O-77, the genomic window GGCAATCCCTTGGCAATGGTGGGGCGGCGATCGGGCGAACCGAGCATCAGCAGGTCTACGTTCAGGTCTTCCGCAAGCTGACAGATGCGTTCGCCGGGCTTGCCTTCGGGGGCGGCTGCTTTGTAGGAGATGCCGTATTTTTTGGCTTCAGCGATCGCCGGAATCAGCACCGGATCTTCCTCTGGGTTCGCTGCAATTTCACCGGGCTTGAGCTTCATCTCCGGGTTGGTATGCACCAGCACCAGTTGCCCGCCCTTGATGTCGCGCAAGAAGGTAATAGCCAGCTTCAGCGTTTCCTTCGCCGAATCAGACTTGTCCATCGCCACCATGATGCGGTTGATTTTCTTTACGTAGAGATCATCCCGCACCAGCAGCATTGGCCGCGAGGCGAGCTGAAACACATACTGGCTGACGGAGTTTTCCAGAATTGACTGAATCCGCTTTAGCCCGCGAGATCCCATGATGATCAGGTCAGCATCCACTTCATCCGCTACTTTTAGCACCACGTCTTTGGGTTC contains:
- a CDS encoding universal stress protein encodes the protein MIEKILLADSGTGHTEEMLKSLMEIPIFQAATVTVLHVVPPQVTADDMVAKWEEGGRILSQAIQNLKLDPARVTAVLREGEPKDVVLKVADEVDADLIIMGSRGLKRIQSILENSVSQYVFQLASRPMLLVRDDLYVKKINRIMVAMDKSDSAKETLKLAITFLRDIKGGQLVLVHTNPEMKLKPGEIAANPEEDPVLIPAIAEAKKYGISYKAAAPEGKPGERICQLAEDLNVDLLMLGSPDRRPTIAKGLPDLDRLLGQSLSDYVRVYAPCPVLLVRIPNP